One Periophthalmus magnuspinnatus isolate fPerMag1 chromosome 15, fPerMag1.2.pri, whole genome shotgun sequence genomic window carries:
- the LOC129456842 gene encoding protein BEAN1-like produces the protein MQLKTASGKSGWCHVTPPLNPSPVRYVSRHVEPAHRYEECVGPGATEIYIPTDDPPPYSLLDPCQEEAGHGEEPNHTHHSTSTDSSASTSWFSPTPHCLSGQHITSLSYPMEEAPPYESVLMDSGQPLPLMPCDLYKHQSEARGEGGDAQLAETSQIL, from the exons ATGCAGCTCAAGACAGCCTCAGGGAAGTCCGGCTGGTGCCATGTGACTCCTCCGCTGAACCCGAGCCCCGTACGGTATGTCAGCCGTCATGTGGAGCCCGCACACCG TTATGAAGAGTGCGTCGGCCCTGGTGCGACCGAGATCTACATCCCCACAGATGACCCTCCTCCTTACTCCCTATTGGACCCATGCCAAGAAGAGGCGGGGCATGGGGAGGAGCCTAACCACACCCACCACAGCACCAGCACAGACAGCTCAGccagcacttcctggttctcccCCACCCCCCACTGCCTCTCGGGACAGCACATCACCTCCCTTTCCTACCCCATGGAGGAGGCCCCGCCCTACGAGTCCGTGCTGATGGACTCGGGTCAGCCCCTCCCTCTTATGCCATGTGACCTTTACAAACACCAATCAGAGGCCAGAGGGGAGGGCGGGGACGCACAGCTAGCAGAGACAAGTCAAATCCTGTAG